One Sus scrofa isolate TJ Tabasco breed Duroc chromosome 10, Sscrofa11.1, whole genome shotgun sequence genomic window carries:
- the SKIDA1 gene encoding SKI/DACH domain-containing protein 1 — protein sequence MGDLKSGFEEVDGVRLGYLIIKGKQMFALSQVFTDLLKNIPRTTVHKRMDHLKVKKHHCDLEELRKLKAINSIAFHAAKCTLISREDVEALYTSCKTERVLKTKRRRVGRALATKAPPPERAAAAASPRPGFWKDKHQLWRGLSGAARPLPISAQSPRPGAAAARPAAHLPQIFSKYPGSHYPEIVRSPCKPPLNYETAPLQGNYVAFHSDPAYFRSLLCSKHPAAAAAAAAAAAAAAAAAAAAAAAYYQASAAGPQPKASAGSGGPVSLTYRCKRKRGGAKDCLLAPHAGARRLLLLPRSYKAKAAAAAAGATCLERFHLVNSFCPPPHHHHHHHHHHHHHHHHHHRAQQPQQNHHPPHHHRPQPHLGSFPESCSSDSESSSYSDHAANDSDFGSSLSSSSNSVSSEEEEEEGEEEEEEEEEEEEEGGSGASDSSEVSSEEEDSSTESDSSSGSSQVSVQSIRFRRTSFCKPPSVQAQANFLYHLASAAAATKPAAFEDAGRLPDLKSSVKAESPEEWNLQSWAPKASPVYCPASLGSCFTEIRNDRVSEITFPHSEISSTVKRTDLTINCLAEGASSPSPKTNNAFPQQRILREARKCLQATPTTHCADNNTIAARFLSNDSSGAAANSEKDSKIPHCTEFATDLPSSPTDPEVDAAAAAATKAENPCTDTGDKTLPFLHNIKIKVEDSSANEEYEPDLITNKLKCECNDTKGEFYSVTESKEEDALLTTAKEGFACPEKETPSLNPLAQSQGLSCTLGSPKPEDGEYKFGARVRKNYRTLVLGKRPVLQTPPVKPNLKSARSPRPTGKTETHEGTLDDFTVINRRKKVASNVASTVKRPFNFMANFPCPPSLIIGKDGDLWPAYSLNTTKDSQPPHKAHPIWKWQLGGSAIPLPPSHKFRKFNS from the coding sequence ATGGGAGACCTGAAGTCAGGTTTTGAAGAGGTGGATGGCGTGAGGCTCGGCTACCTCAtcattaaaggaaagcaaatgttTGCCCTCTCCCAAGTCTTCACGGATCTGCTGAAAAACATCCCGAGGACGACCGTGCACAAGCGCATGGATCATCTGAAAGTGAAAAAGCACCACTGCGATCTGGAGGAGTTGCGGAAACTCAAGGCAATCAACAGCATCGCCTTCCACGCCGCCAAATGCACGCTCATCTCCCGGGAAGACGTAGAAGCGCTCTACACCTCCTGCAAAACCGAGCGTGTCCTCAAGACCAAGCGCAGGAGGGTCGGCCGGGCCCTAGCCACAAAGGCGCCGCCGCCGgagcgcgccgccgccgccgccagcccCCGCCCGGGTTTTTGGAAGGACAAGCACCAACTTTGGCGGGGCCTGAGCGGAGCCGCGCGGCCCCTGCCAATCAGCGCGCAGTCCCCGCGCCCGGGCGCCGCCGCCGCGCGCCCTGCCGCCCATCTACCTCAGATTTTTAGCAAATACCCGGGCTCGCACTACCCGGAAATCGTGCGCTCGCCTTGCAAACCCCCTCTAAACTATGAAACTGCCCCGCTCCAGGGAAACTACGTCGCTTTCCACTCGGACCCTGCTTATTTTCGGAGCCTGCTGTGCAGCAAGCACccggccgccgctgccgccgccgccgccgccgccgctgccgccgctgctgccgccgccgccgccgccgccgcttaCTACCAGGCTTCGGCGGCCGGGCCCCAGCCCAAGGCATCGGCTGGTTCCGGAGGCCCGGTGAGCCTGACCTACCGGTGCAAGCGCAAGCGCGGGGGCGCCAAGGACTGCCTGCTCGCGCCCCACGCCGGCGCCCGccgcctgctgctgctgcccaggtCCTACAAAGCcaaggcggcggcggcggccgccggGGCCACTTGCCTGGAGAGGTTTCATCTGGTTAACAGCTTCTGCCCGCctccccaccaccatcaccaccaccaccaccaccaccaccatcaccaccaccaccatcaccggGCCCAGCAGCCGCAGCAGAATCACCACCCCCCTCATCACCACCGGCCGCAGCCCCATCTGGGCAGCTTTCCCGAGAGTTGCAGCAGCGACTCCGAGTCCAGCTCCTACTCGGACCATGCAGCCAACGACTCAGATTTTGGCTCCAGTTTGTCCAGCTCCAGTAACTCTGTGTCCtcggaggaagaggaggaggagggagaggaggaggaggaggaagaggaggaggaagaggaggaggggggcagTGGGGCCTCGGATTCCAGTGAAGTCAGCTCGGAGGAGGAGGACTCGTCCACGGAGTCGGACTCCAGCTCCGGCTCCAGCCAAGTGTCAGTGCAGAGCATCCGTTTCAGGCGCACCAGCTTCTGCAAGCCTCCCAGCGTGCAAGCGCAGGCCAACTTCTTGTACCATCTGGCCTCTGCCGCCGCTGCAACCAAACCCGCTGCTTTCGAGGATGCCGGCAGACTTCCCGACCTCAAGAGTAGTGTCAAAGCGGAGTCGCCGGAGGAGTGGAATCTGCAGAGCTGGGCCCCCAAAGCGTCTCCGGTGTACTGCCCGGCCAGCCTGGGGAGTTGTTTCACAGAGATAAGGAACGATAGGGTATCTGAAATTACATTCCCACACTCTGAAATTTCCAGTACTGTAAAGAGAACTGACCTGACAATTAACTGCCTGGCGGAGGGGGCCTCTTCACCTAGCCCAAAGACAAACAATGCATTTCCACAACAAAGAATACTCCGAGAGGCTAGGAAATGCCTACAAGCAACTCCTACTACACACTGTGCAGATAACAACACAATAGCTGCTAGGTTCTTAAGTAATGATTCTTCAGGAGCAGCAGCAAATTCAGAAAAAGATTCCAAAATCCCTCATTGTACTGAATTTGCTACGGATTTGCCCTCTTCGCCCACTGATCCCGAGGTggatgcagcagcagcagcagcaactaaAGCCGAGAATCCCTGCACTGACACAGGCGACAAGACATTGCCATTTCTGCACAATATTAAAATCAAAGTAGAAGACAGTAGTGCTAATGAAGAATATGAACCTGACCTTATTACAAATAAGCTAAAGTGTGAGTGCAATGATACAAAGGGTGAGTTTTACAGTGTGACTGAAAGTAAAGAGGAGGACGCCTTGTTAACCACAGCCAAGGAAGGTTTTGCATGCCCTGAAAAAGAAACTCCTTCCTTAAACCCACTGGCTCAGAGTCAGGGCCTTTCATGCACTTTAGGTTCTCCAAAACCTGAGGATGGGGAATATAAATTTGGTGCCAGGGTAAGAAAAAATTACCGGACACTAGTACTGGGAAAGCGACCTGTACTTCAGACACCTCCAGTCAAACCAAATCTGAAATCAGCTAGAAGTCCTCGTCCTACAGGTAAAACTGAGACACATGAAGGAACACTGGATGATTTTACAGTCATAAACAGACGAAAAAAGGTAGCCAGCAATGTAGCATCAACAGTGAAAAGGCCATTTAATTTCATGGCAAATTTTCCTTGTCCACCATCACTCATTATTGGGAAGGATGGGGATTTGTGGCCGGCGTATTCCTTAAACACCACTAAGGATTCCCAACCTCCTCACAAGGCCCATCCTATATGGAAATGGCAGCTGGGCGGTTCTGCAATACCTCTTCCACCTAGTCacaaattcaggaaatttaattCATAA